One Pseudomonas muyukensis DNA segment encodes these proteins:
- a CDS encoding cupin domain-containing protein, translating to MTLTAVRQGVQLSELDAWGTVADLGSTILEGEVKCYGKMTHGAPSDPVSSAYFGTTQGKFRMVYPFSEQAVIVTGEIQLTDEATGQVTRYKAGDAWFVTKGTAVLWEVLSETFVKHYLAVA from the coding sequence ATGACCCTTACCGCCGTCCGCCAGGGTGTGCAACTGTCCGAACTCGACGCCTGGGGCACCGTTGCCGACCTTGGCTCGACCATCCTCGAAGGCGAGGTCAAGTGCTACGGCAAGATGACCCACGGCGCACCGAGCGACCCGGTCAGCAGCGCCTATTTCGGCACCACCCAGGGCAAGTTCCGCATGGTCTATCCGTTCAGCGAGCAGGCGGTGATCGTCACCGGCGAGATCCAGCTGACCGATGAAGCCACCGGCCAGGTCACCCGCTACAAGGCCGGCGATGCCTGGTTCGTGACCAAGGGTACGGCGGTGCTGTGGGAGGTGTTGAGCGAGACCTTCGTCAAGCATTACCTCGCTGTCGCCTGA
- a CDS encoding DUF3156 family protein, which translates to MSASWLERLTAPRAPAGYRPGATLQRLARNLGVADLSRFSYREDGPRIEVRERTESHLLMHLVMCEFILRVPAHNQGTLRVELQHTGVLRRSGLACRLRGGDPVLFEALKARLGKVDAMLMPLDFKRLVIDCDEGEWRVTLEHMGASEVVNRMPALRRYIPLDTEQRRLLWRAFDVLADTLQAL; encoded by the coding sequence ATGTCGGCAAGCTGGCTTGAGCGCCTGACCGCGCCGCGCGCCCCGGCCGGGTACCGGCCAGGGGCGACCTTGCAGCGGCTGGCGCGCAACCTCGGGGTTGCGGATCTCAGCCGTTTTTCCTACCGCGAGGATGGTCCACGTATCGAGGTGCGCGAACGCACCGAGAGCCACCTGCTGATGCACCTGGTGATGTGCGAGTTCATCCTGCGCGTGCCTGCCCACAACCAGGGGACTCTGCGCGTCGAGTTACAGCATACCGGCGTACTTCGCCGCAGCGGCCTGGCGTGCCGCCTGCGGGGCGGCGACCCGGTATTGTTCGAGGCGCTCAAGGCGCGCCTCGGCAAGGTTGACGCCATGCTGATGCCGCTGGACTTCAAGCGCCTGGTCATCGACTGCGACGAGGGTGAGTGGCGGGTGACCCTGGAGCACATGGGCGCCAGCGAGGTGGTCAACCGCATGCCCGCCTTGCGTCGTTACATTCCCCTCGACACCGAACAGCGTCGCCTGCTGTGGCGGGCGTTCGACGTGTTGGCAGATACCCTGCAAGCCCTTTGA
- the feaR gene encoding transcriptional regulator FeaR, translating into MPQPASPHSAHLVVDGLERWTSAMQQVCGRFQTELAFNRSLFIGEICTFNRAGLALANLRTNAGNIRRMGDKADCDDDQHCFLVSQRMGYSRITQDGISIQLAPGELLLMDSVGPCEITPFGLIEHVSLSLSREQVRKHLSGPGATFGKISSTNACGRMLHVLMDQLCREGDASGDAQGEALQSAFIALLAPGFERSGDDPGALSGLAGTNLRGYVQKVIDESLGQPGLTPANLAERLSISVRHLYRLFEEEGDSVCRYIQRSRLKRSADDLANPFLKRESITSIAYKWGFTDSAHFSRAFKKQFEQSPKDYRAMALMVGR; encoded by the coding sequence ATGCCCCAGCCCGCTTCACCGCACAGCGCACACCTGGTCGTCGACGGCCTGGAGCGCTGGACCAGCGCCATGCAGCAGGTCTGCGGTCGCTTCCAGACCGAGCTTGCGTTCAACCGCTCACTGTTCATCGGTGAAATTTGCACCTTCAATCGCGCCGGCCTGGCCTTGGCCAACCTGCGTACCAACGCCGGCAATATTCGCCGCATGGGCGACAAGGCCGACTGCGACGACGACCAGCACTGCTTTTTGGTCAGCCAGCGCATGGGCTATTCGCGGATCACCCAGGATGGCATCAGCATCCAGCTGGCGCCCGGTGAGCTGCTGCTGATGGATTCGGTAGGGCCGTGCGAGATCACCCCGTTCGGCCTGATCGAGCACGTCTCGCTGTCGTTGTCCCGTGAACAGGTGCGCAAGCACCTGAGCGGACCCGGGGCAACCTTCGGCAAGATCTCCTCGACCAATGCCTGCGGGCGCATGCTGCACGTGTTGATGGACCAGCTGTGCCGTGAGGGCGACGCGAGCGGTGATGCCCAGGGCGAAGCCTTGCAGTCGGCGTTCATCGCCTTGCTGGCGCCGGGCTTCGAGCGCAGCGGGGATGATCCCGGGGCGCTGTCGGGGCTCGCTGGGACGAACCTGCGCGGCTATGTGCAGAAGGTCATAGACGAGTCGCTGGGCCAGCCGGGGCTGACCCCGGCCAACCTGGCCGAGCGCCTGAGCATCTCGGTACGCCACCTGTACCGGTTGTTCGAGGAGGAGGGGGACAGTGTCTGCCGGTATATCCAGCGTTCACGGCTCAAGCGTAGCGCCGACGACCTGGCCAACCCGTTTCTCAAGCGCGAGTCGATCACCTCGATTGCCTATAAGTGGGGGTTCACCGATTCGGCGCATTTCAGCCGGGCGTTCAAGAAGCAGTTCGAGCAGTCGCCGAAGGATTATCGGGCCATGGCGTTGATGGTGGGGCGGTGA